A genomic window from Phocoena sinus isolate mPhoSin1 chromosome 20, mPhoSin1.pri, whole genome shotgun sequence includes:
- the COPRS gene encoding coordinator of PRMT5 and differentiation stimulator isoform X1: MDSQIAGAPALGAAEPPPGLPVLSTREAPPRLGAAFAPAGRSGQERETEKAADRLASGAQSIPHDSPAHGEGTHCEEEGFAVDDGDSDGEPNPWELSEGVSGCPPREQAGDLFNEDWDLELKEDQGNPYDADDIQGCLSQEVRPWVCCAPQGDMIYDPSWHHPPPLIPHYSKMVFETGQFDDAED; the protein is encoded by the exons ATGGACTCTCAGATCGCCGGGGCCCCGGCGCTGGGGGCGGCGGAGCCGCCGCCGGGTCTGCCGGTGCTGAGCACGCGGGAGGCGCCCCCCCGCCTGGGG GCTGCCTTTGCCCCAGCTGGCCGCTCCGGTcaggagagagagactgagaaggCCGCGGATCGACTAG CCAGTGGAGCACAGAGCATCCCTCATGATAGTCCTGCCCACGGTGAGGGCACCCATTGTGAAGAGGAAGGCTTTGCTGTGGATGACGGGGATTCCGATGGGGAACCGAACCCCTGGGAGCTGTCAGAAGGGGTGTCCGGCTGTCCACCCAGGGAACAGGCTGGTGATCTTTTTAACGAGGACTGGGACTTGGAGTTGAAAGAAGATCAAGGGAATCCATATG ATGCTGACGACATCCAGGGCTGCCTTTCTCAAGAGGTCAGACCCTGGGTGTGCTGTGCCCCGCAAGGAGACATGATCTATGACCCCAGTTGGCACCATCCACCTCCACTGATACCCCATTATTCCAAGATGGTCTTTGAAACGGGACAGTTTGATGATGCTGAAGACTGA
- the COPRS gene encoding coordinator of PRMT5 and differentiation stimulator isoform X2 yields the protein MDSQIAGAPALGAAEPPPGLPVLSTREAPPRLGAAFAPAGRSGQERETEKAADRLGNGAQSIPHDSPAHGEGTHCEEEGFAVDDGDSDGEPNPWELSEGVSGCPPREQAGDLFNEDWDLELKEDQGNPYDADDIQGCLSQEVRPWVCCAPQGDMIYDPSWHHPPPLIPHYSKMVFETGQFDDAED from the exons ATGGACTCTCAGATCGCCGGGGCCCCGGCGCTGGGGGCGGCGGAGCCGCCGCCGGGTCTGCCGGTGCTGAGCACGCGGGAGGCGCCCCCCCGCCTGGGG GCTGCCTTTGCCCCAGCTGGCCGCTCCGGTcaggagagagagactgagaaggCCGCGGATCGACTAGGCAA TGGAGCACAGAGCATCCCTCATGATAGTCCTGCCCACGGTGAGGGCACCCATTGTGAAGAGGAAGGCTTTGCTGTGGATGACGGGGATTCCGATGGGGAACCGAACCCCTGGGAGCTGTCAGAAGGGGTGTCCGGCTGTCCACCCAGGGAACAGGCTGGTGATCTTTTTAACGAGGACTGGGACTTGGAGTTGAAAGAAGATCAAGGGAATCCATATG ATGCTGACGACATCCAGGGCTGCCTTTCTCAAGAGGTCAGACCCTGGGTGTGCTGTGCCCCGCAAGGAGACATGATCTATGACCCCAGTTGGCACCATCCACCTCCACTGATACCCCATTATTCCAAGATGGTCTTTGAAACGGGACAGTTTGATGATGCTGAAGACTGA